Proteins co-encoded in one Podospora pseudoanserina strain CBS 124.78 chromosome 7 map unlocalized CBS124.78p_7, whole genome shotgun sequence genomic window:
- a CDS encoding uncharacterized protein (EggNog:ENOG503PBPX; COG:S) encodes MKKVMNMMQRKGQRCSPRVEEVEGSRPISTSPTTLCSACTSLIYPHPMDLRVKRYGAFRLCHHDQLSFRDAVQNGCAICCIVMQDVRLRGLRKGKQKSGVEPDCHFPDTTSSTITSGPEDRIKHGKHIFIATYRNEHEYTFTSLTLVPDFDNLRAHHMHRDISRDNDTSTGTSPTMRLAIHWLRHCQTSHKECASTLEPSGHNTANLPSWLLDIGPEATGSLRLVLTGEDGVDARAQYITLSYMWGGLPISELPRTFQDLIVLARAFGVRYMWIDAFCIIQDSTEDWEHEGAAMWKVYANSLCTIAATASTSPEDGLFRKKDPVPFTRQIKAPSGHPCRDNHDYHVLDPGFAERCISSGPLQSRGWAFQERIMSPRVLHFTDSQMLLECRKETQCEAAPFYTTLLSQKSTKGSIQHQGMRNRLEVTADHDAESSASLSSSTPARNHVGKEYDVFLDGWKSVVAIYSNCSLTYDEDKLPALAGLAKAFLRDKPTRTYLAGMWRENLEGQLGWKVNTPGNRLSTPYRAPSWSWASVTSAIEPSLYYKLEKLGHCFHTIPRIESVSCVTKGPQYFGRVLRAHLEVSGYLVFPIVHSIDGEKELQTCQLRIEHTFVSACLCWDTVDVRASVRFTITCLPLGIEYDTRTPTCIILEQVGGNSPIKYQRVGLLKVTFGHDRSDQLWRFGIEKRIKENRSVAKYNKEFSVIRIV; translated from the exons ATGAAGAAGGTAATGAATATGATGCAGAGAAAGGGACAGCGGTGCAGTCCACGAGTGGAAGAAGTTGAGGGTAGTAGGCCGATTTCTACGTCCCCTACAACCCTTTGCTCAGCTTGCACCAGCCTCATATATCCTCACCCTATGGACCTTAGGGTGAAGCGATATGGGGCGTTTAGGTTATGCCACCATGATCAGCTGTCCTTTCGAGACGCCGTGCAAAACGGCTGCGCGATCTGCTGCATTGTCATGCAAGACGTCAGACTTCGTGGGCTCAGAAAGGGGAAACAAAAGTCAGGGGTAGAACCAGACTGCCACTTTCCTGACACTACATCATCTACAATCACCAGTGGACCAGAAGATAGGATCAAACATGGCAAGCACATTTTCATTGCTACATACCGGAACGAGCATGAATACACCTTCACCAGCCTCACTTTGGTCCCAGACTTTG ATAATTTGCGGGCTCATCACATGCACCGAGATATATCGCGGGACAATGATACATCAACGGGGACAAGTCCAACCATGCGCCTGGCCATTCATTGGCTTAGACATTGTCAAACATCTCATAAGGAATGCGCATCAACACTGGAACCCTCGGGTCACAATACAGCTAACCTTCCTTCGTGGCTTCTGGATATCGGACCCGAAGCGACTGGAAGCTTGAGACTCGTGTTAACCGGAGAGGACGGGGTGGACGCCCGAGCCCAGTACATTACTCTGAGCTACATGTGGGGG GGACTGCCGATCAGTGAGCTTCCTCGAACATTTCAGGATCTGATTGTGCTTGCCCGGGCATTCGGCGTTCGTTACATGTGGATCGATGCCTTCTGCATCATCCAGGACTCTACTGAAGACTGGGAGCACGAAGGCGCCGCCATGTGGAAGGTTTATGCGAATTCGCTTTGCACAATTGCAGCTACCGCCTCTACAAGTCCAGAAGATGGCTTGTTTCGGAAGAAAGACCCCGTACCATTCACTCGACAGATCAAGGCTCCTAGCGGACATCCATGTCGCGACAATCATGATTACCATGTTCTCGATCCAGGCTTCGCAGAAAGGTGTATTTCCAGTGGGCCATTACAGTCAAGAGGCTGGGCATTCCAGGAGCGAATCATGTCGCCACGGGTTCTTCATTTTACAGACAGCCAGATGCTGTTGGAATGTCGCAAAGAGACCCAGTGCGAAGCAGCTCCTTTCTATACGACTCTTCTATCCCAGAAGAGCACAAAAGGGTCAATCCAACATCAAGGAATGAGGAACAGACTGGAAGTGACTGCGGACCACGACGCGGAATCGTCTGCCTCCTTATCTTCGTCGACACCTGCGAGAAACCATGTTGGAAAAGAATATGATGTGTTTCTGGATGGTTGGAAATCAGTTGTCGCGATCTACTCAAACTGTAGCTTGACCTATGACGAGGACAAGCTACCTGCTTTGGCGGGCCTAGCCAAGGCATTTCTACGAGACAAACCAACTCGCACGTATCTTGCAGGCATGTGGAGAGAGAATCTTGAAGGGCAGTTAGGCTGGAAGGTGAACACTCCAGGAAACAGACTCTCCACTCCTTACCGCGCACCTTCGTGGTCATGGGCATCGGTGACCAGTGCTATTGAACCGTCCTTATATTAtaagctggagaagctcgGCCACTGTTTCCATACCATCCCGAGGATTGAAAGCGTCAGCTGTGTAACTAAAGGACCACAGTATTTCGGAAGGGTCTTGAGAGCACACCTTGAGGTCTCCGGTTACCTGGTTTTCCCAATTGTTCATAGTATTGACGGTGAAAAGGAACTCCAGACCTGCCAGTTGCGGATTGAACACACGTTTGTGTCTGCGTGCCTGTGCTGGGATACTGTGGATGTCCGTGCTAGTGTCAGGTTCACAATTACATGTCTACCCCTTGGTATAGAGTATGATACTCGTACTCCTACTTGTATTATATTGGAGCAGGTTGGGGGGAATTCGCCCATCAAGTATCAGCGAGTTGGTTTATTGAAGGTTACTTTCGGTCATGATCGCAGTGACCAGCTTTGGAGGTTCGGAATAGAAAAGCGGATAAAAGAAAATCGGTCTGTTGCCAAGTATAACAAGGAGTTTTCTGTCATACGTATTGTATGA
- a CDS encoding uncharacterized protein (EggNog:ENOG503P2MV; COG:S), giving the protein MVYCGKPSKGCSNCRDRKIRCDQRAPGCGQCEKRHQTCPGYRNLVDLMFRDESSHVIKKAKARARKKGNLIVEPSTPSGSEGRLSVTPEPRGKPSVTIVVPATPAPTSPADSDAWGFDDSLLMSPESGSWPTTPPAMALYNIPAVCQEHGFAFFFSRFVTAHETACHQKFDFVREVWKPSRTKRERQVDSVLASLTAVGLMGMASLQRRNDLMDAARKSYGVALGLTKDALKDPAEAVKDSTMLSILILGVFEMMAESPARARTVTAFQEHVNGAAALARIRGPAQFQTRAGRRMFSMLCQRVVISCAMKDMPMPQHLKELWHEMAKTLEPGNPTRHLMPLVWRVLQLRHDIKNHALTDPEIIVEQILSIENDLEKVTDNMAPSWRYRQFKVTQHHDAVFEGYCHLYPSLHHANIWNCIRTTRVLILETILSQISEDFSSFNPRLNSSRYIEEYNHAHRKLKRLVYDICASVPQHLGLMDPVDGSIGSQDEDDTSARIATVEVRETPSPPTSPSSRSCDSTSPSEPRRHLAGLTILDVTKARDEDDEAERYMLLVSATSTVVWPLYLVGMSTACTEEMKNWVVGRLRMVTMETGIKQADALANLIADEGGVGGVDWIDPTLEPTMGGDGLLLSPDMLSHDGWGMEGGCMDWGCHRCRCRWSIWGMILGWGLGDLVWV; this is encoded by the exons ATGGTCTATTGTGGGAAGCCAAGTAAAGGATGCTCCAACTGTCGTGATCGAAAAATCCGC TGTGATCAGAGAGCACCAGGGTGCGGCCAGTGCGAAAAGAGGCATCAGACATGCCCTGGCTATCGAAATCTAGTGGATCTCATGTTCCGCGATGAGAGCTCTCacgtcatcaagaaggccaaggcgaGGGCCCGCAAGAAGGGGAATCTGATCGTCGAGCCATCAACACCGTCTGGATCCGAGGGGAGGTTGTCAGTCACACCAGAACCTCGGGGAAAGCCATCGGTAACGATAGTAGTTCCCGCCACGCCAGCCCCAACCAGTCCCGCAGATTCGGATGCATGGGGATTCGACGACAGCCTACTGATGTCACCAGAGTCGGGAAGCtggccaacaacacctcccgCCATGGCACTCTACAACATTCCAGCGGTATGCCAGGAACACGGctttgccttcttcttttcacGATTTGTGACAGCACACGAAACGGCCTGTCACCAGAAGTTCGACTTTGTCCGAGAAGTCTGGAAGCCCTCCCGGACCAAGCGGGAGCGGCAGGTCGACTCTGTCCTCGCCAGCTTGACAGCGGTGGGACTGATGGGCATGGCTAGTTTACAACGGAGGAACGATCTGATGGATGCTGCGAGGAAGTCGTACGGGGTAGCGTTGGGACTGACCAAGGATGCGTTGAAAGATCCAGCAGAGGCGGTCAAGGACAGCACCATGCTTTCCATCTTGATCCTCGGTGTCTTTGAAATGATGGCCGAGAGCCCAGCGCGAGCACGAACAGTCACTGCTTTCCAGGAGCATGTCAACGGTGCTGCCGCCTTGGCCAGAATACGAGGACCAGCCCAGTTCCAGACCCGAGCCGGAAGACGAATGTTTTCGATGCTCTGCCAAAGAGTTGTGATCAGCTGCGCAATGAAAGATATGCCTATGCCACAACACTTGAAGGAGCTCTGGCATGAGATGGCCAAGACTCTGGAGCCTGGGAACCCTACCAGACACCTGATGCCCCTGGTGTGGCGGGTTCTTCAACTCCGTCACGATATCAAGAATCATGCCCTTACCGATCCAGAGATCATTGTCGAGCAAATCCTCTCTATCGAGAACGACCTCGAAAAAGTGACAGACAACATGGCCCCGTCATGGCGATACCGTCAGTTCAAGGTAACCCAGCATCACGACGCCGTCTTCGAGGGCTACTGCCACCtatacccctccctccaccacgcCAACATCTGGAATTGCATCCGGACCACCCGCGTTCTGATACTGGAGACCATTCTGTCTCAAATATCCGAGGACTTTTCCTCTTTCAACCCACGTCTCAATTCGAGCCGCTACATCGAAGAGTACAACCACGCCCACCGGAAACTCAAACGCCTCGTCTACGATATCTGCGCCTCGGTCCCCCAACACCTAGGACTAATGGACCCAGTAGACGGCTCCATCGGCTCccaagacgaagacgacaccTCCGCCCGCATCGCCACCGTCGAGGTCCGCGAGACCCCCAgcccaccaacctcgccttcctctcgGTCGTGCGACTCCACCAGCCCTTCCGAACCCCGCCGTCACCTCGCCGGCCTGACAATCCTCGACGTGACAAAAGCCCgcgacgaagacgatgaaGCAGAGCGGTACATGCTCCTCGTCTCAGCAACCAGCACCGTCGTCTGGCCGTTGTATCTGGTGGGGATGAGCACTGCTTGCACCGAAGAAATGAAAAACTGGGTTGTGGGAAGACTGAGAATGGTGACGATGGAGACGGGGATCAAGCAGGCGGATGCGCTGGCTAATCTTATTgctgatgaggggggtgttggcggggtGGACTGGATTGATCCTACTTTAGAGCCGACAATGGGGGGAGAtgggctgttgttgtcgcCGGATATGCTATCGCATGATGGGTGGGGaatggaggggggttgtatgGATTGGGGTTGTCACCGTTGCAGGTGCCGATGGAGTATATGGGGGATGattttggggtgggggttgggggatttggtttgggtttga